One window from the genome of Pungitius pungitius chromosome 14, fPunPun2.1, whole genome shotgun sequence encodes:
- the LOC119227867 gene encoding uncharacterized protein LOC119227867: protein MLTEEDMKMEEDDVTTRSDGLRTEASVTPELTVLWDELRGLKELVLSVKTVEVERRQALRSMESRLRDREVEAWLQRRSLDGLEETAVRQKEELRSTEEMMEADRKLLTELNSDLKRKMEELEGQSRALALELPFLQTRLRATETTVEQLRRKSTVLAVRLCHTESLMEELTRQSLAFQDSNSSSQAASSELEELNTNTRVTHRQM from the exons ATGTTAACAGAGGAGGACATGAAGATGGAGGAAGACGACGTGACGACCAGATCGGACGGCCTGAGGACCGAGGCCAGCGTCACTCCGGAGCTCACTGTCCTCTGGGACGAGCTGCGGGGTCTGAAGGAGCTGGTCCTCAGCGTGAAGACGGTGGAGGTGGAGCGGCGTCAGGCCCTGAGGAGCATGGAGAGCCGGCTGAGGGACCGGGAGGTGGAGGCCTGGCTGCAGAGACGCAGCCTGGACGGACTGGAGGAGACAGCGGTTCGGCAGAAGGAGGAGCTGAGAAGCACTGAGGAAATGATGGAGGCCGACAGGAAGCTTCTGACGGAGCTGAACTCTGATCtgaagaggaagatggaggagctggaggggcAGAGCAGAG CTCTGGCGTTGGAGCTTCCCTTCCTGCAGACCAGACTGAGGGCGACTGAGACCACTGTGGAGCAGCTGAGGAGAAAAAGCACAG TTCTTGCAGTCAGATTGTGTCACACTGAGAgtctgatggaggagctgacgAGGCAGTCTTTAG CGTTCCAGGATTCTAACAGTTCCTCTCAGGCTGCATCGtccgagctggaggagctgaacacAAATACTCGAG taacacacagacagatgtaG